A section of the Pimelobacter simplex genome encodes:
- the treS gene encoding maltose alpha-D-glucosyltransferase, whose protein sequence is MTLSDAVVVNEEPEWFRTAVFYEVLVRSFRDADADGTGDFQGLTEKLDYLQWLGVDCLWVPPFFSSPLRDGGYDVADYTNILPEIGTVEDFHAFLDAAHERGIRVIIDFVMNHTSDAHPWFQASRSDPDGPYGDFYVWSDTDELYQDARIIFVDTEPSNWTWDQVRGQYYWHRFFHHQPDLNFDNPKVHDAMLEAMSFWLDMGLDGFRLDAVPYLYERPGTNGENLPETHEFLRKVRKFVDDKYPGRVLLCEANQWPTDVVEYFGDPAVGGDECHMAFHFPVMPRIFMAVRRESRFPISEIMEQTPDIPDGCQWGIFLRNHDELTLEMVADEDRDYMWGEYAKDPRMKANIGIRRRLAPLLDNDTNQIELFTALLLSLPGSPVLYYGDEIGMGDNIWLGDRDGVRTPMQWTPDRNAGFSAATPGKLHLPVIQDPVYGYQSVNVEAQLENPSSLLHWTRRMIHIRRQHDCFGLGTFTDLGGSNPTVLSYVRELPGSADDMILCVNNLSRFPQPVELDLRRFEGRVPVELLGGVPFPRIGELPYLLTLSGHGFYWFRLTDPETTGRPVL, encoded by the coding sequence GTGACGTTGTCCGACGCCGTGGTCGTCAACGAGGAGCCCGAGTGGTTCCGGACGGCCGTGTTCTACGAGGTCCTGGTCCGGTCGTTCCGCGACGCCGACGCCGACGGGACCGGTGACTTCCAGGGCCTGACCGAGAAGCTCGACTACCTGCAGTGGCTGGGCGTCGACTGCCTGTGGGTGCCGCCGTTCTTCTCCTCGCCCCTGCGCGACGGCGGCTACGACGTCGCCGACTACACCAACATCCTTCCCGAGATCGGGACCGTCGAGGACTTCCACGCCTTCCTCGATGCCGCGCACGAGCGCGGGATCCGGGTGATCATCGACTTCGTCATGAACCACACGAGCGACGCGCACCCGTGGTTCCAGGCCTCGCGCAGCGATCCGGACGGCCCCTACGGCGACTTCTACGTGTGGTCCGACACCGACGAGCTCTACCAGGACGCACGGATCATCTTCGTCGACACCGAGCCGTCCAACTGGACCTGGGACCAGGTGCGCGGCCAGTACTACTGGCACCGCTTCTTCCACCACCAGCCGGACCTCAACTTCGACAACCCCAAGGTCCACGACGCGATGCTGGAGGCGATGTCGTTCTGGCTCGACATGGGCCTCGACGGCTTCCGGCTCGACGCGGTGCCCTACCTCTACGAGCGCCCGGGCACCAACGGCGAGAACCTCCCCGAGACCCACGAGTTCCTCCGCAAGGTCCGCAAGTTCGTCGACGACAAGTACCCCGGCCGGGTCCTGCTGTGCGAGGCGAACCAGTGGCCGACCGACGTCGTGGAGTACTTCGGCGATCCGGCCGTCGGCGGCGACGAGTGCCACATGGCGTTCCACTTCCCCGTGATGCCGCGCATCTTCATGGCCGTGCGGCGCGAGTCGCGGTTCCCGATCTCGGAGATCATGGAGCAGACGCCGGACATCCCGGACGGCTGCCAGTGGGGCATCTTCCTGCGCAACCACGACGAGCTGACGCTCGAGATGGTCGCCGACGAGGACCGCGACTACATGTGGGGCGAGTACGCCAAGGACCCCCGCATGAAGGCCAACATCGGCATCCGCCGCCGGCTCGCTCCCCTGCTCGACAACGACACCAACCAGATCGAGCTGTTCACCGCGCTCCTGCTGTCGCTGCCCGGCTCCCCCGTCCTGTACTACGGCGACGAGATCGGGATGGGCGACAACATCTGGCTCGGCGACCGCGACGGCGTACGGACGCCGATGCAGTGGACGCCCGACCGCAACGCCGGGTTCTCCGCGGCGACGCCCGGCAAGCTGCACCTGCCGGTGATCCAGGACCCCGTCTACGGCTACCAGAGCGTCAACGTCGAGGCCCAGCTCGAGAACCCGTCGTCCCTCCTGCACTGGACGCGGCGGATGATCCACATCCGCCGCCAGCACGACTGCTTCGGGCTCGGCACGTTCACCGACCTCGGCGGCTCCAACCCGACCGTGCTGTCGTACGTGCGCGAGCTGCCCGGCAGCGCCGACGACATGATCCTGTGCGTCAACAACCTGTCCCGCTTCCCCCAGCCGGTCGAGCTGGACCTGCGCCGCTTCGAGGGCCGGGTGCCGGTCGAGCTGCTCGGGGGCGTGCCGTTCCCCCGGATCGGGGAGCTCCCGTATCTCCTGACGCTCAGCGGGCACGGCTTCTACTGGTTCCGGCTCACGGATCCGGAGACGACAGGGAGGCCGGTGCTGTGA
- a CDS encoding maltokinase N-terminal cap-like domain-containing protein, whose translation MIETFLAQSRWFGGKGRAFSVSGVRELGRLGTAPEVVLLLVEVTYDGTRDRELYQVPLALYDEPQERLEHALAARWPLGLADGAYAYDAVQDRVAMAHFLRAFGERPGFQTLPGHELDREAVASPFSGEQSNSSVFFGEDAVLKLFRKVTPGENPDITTHRVLTEAGSTHVAQLYGWIEADDLHLGMLQQFLRTASDGWDLALASVRDLFAEADLHAEEVGGDFAAEAARLGTALAEVHAQLAASFPVAEASGAALSAAMTDRLAAATDVVPDLAAHAPGARAVFDAVAGLDAVPVQRIHGDLHLGQTLRTVLGWKLVDFEGEPAKPLSERLLPDSPWRDVAGLLRSFDYAPHAVAESIGDDEPDAAHQRAHRADEWARRNRKAFLASYCGDEGLSAADRTLLTAYVVDKAVYECVYEARNRPTWLPIPLAGVARLTAR comes from the coding sequence GTGATCGAGACGTTCCTCGCCCAGAGCCGGTGGTTCGGCGGCAAGGGCCGCGCCTTCAGCGTCAGCGGGGTGCGCGAGCTCGGCCGCCTGGGCACGGCTCCCGAGGTCGTCCTGCTCCTGGTCGAGGTGACCTACGACGGCACCCGCGACCGCGAGCTCTACCAGGTGCCGCTCGCCCTGTACGACGAGCCGCAGGAGCGTCTCGAGCACGCGCTGGCCGCGCGCTGGCCGCTGGGGCTCGCCGACGGCGCCTACGCCTACGACGCCGTGCAGGACCGAGTCGCGATGGCCCACTTCCTGCGGGCGTTCGGCGAGCGTCCGGGCTTCCAGACCCTTCCCGGGCACGAGCTCGACCGGGAGGCCGTGGCGAGCCCGTTCAGCGGCGAGCAGTCGAACTCGTCAGTGTTCTTCGGCGAGGACGCCGTGCTCAAGCTGTTCCGCAAGGTCACCCCCGGCGAGAACCCCGACATCACCACCCACCGGGTGCTCACCGAGGCCGGCTCGACCCACGTCGCCCAGCTCTACGGCTGGATCGAGGCCGACGACCTGCACCTCGGCATGCTCCAGCAGTTCCTGCGCACCGCCAGCGACGGCTGGGACCTCGCCCTGGCCAGCGTCCGCGACCTCTTCGCCGAGGCCGACCTGCACGCCGAGGAGGTCGGCGGCGACTTCGCCGCCGAGGCCGCCCGGCTCGGCACCGCCCTCGCCGAGGTCCACGCCCAGCTCGCCGCGTCGTTCCCGGTCGCCGAGGCCTCCGGCGCGGCCCTGTCCGCCGCGATGACCGACCGGCTCGCCGCCGCGACCGACGTGGTGCCCGACCTGGCCGCTCATGCGCCGGGCGCGCGGGCCGTCTTCGACGCGGTGGCCGGCCTGGACGCCGTACCGGTGCAGCGGATCCACGGCGACCTGCACCTGGGCCAGACCCTGCGCACCGTCCTGGGCTGGAAGCTCGTCGACTTCGAGGGCGAGCCCGCCAAGCCGCTCTCCGAGCGCCTGCTCCCCGACTCCCCCTGGCGCGACGTCGCCGGCCTGCTCCGCTCCTTCGACTACGCGCCCCACGCGGTCGCCGAGTCGATCGGCGACGACGAGCCCGACGCCGCCCACCAGCGCGCCCACCGGGCCGACGAGTGGGCCCGGCGCAACCGCAAGGCCTTCCTGGCGTCGTACTGCGGCGACGAGGGGTTGAGCGCGGCGGACCGGACGCTGCTGACGGCGTACGTGGTGGACAAGGCGGTCTACGAGTGCGTCTACGAGGCGCGCAACCGGCCGACCTGGCTGCCGATCCCGCTGGCGGGGGTGGCTCGGCTCACTGCTCGCTGA
- a CDS encoding NUDIX domain-containing protein, giving the protein MSEQPEITHATVDDGIARLTWTSGLTERGWQAAVDVVRRQVAAALTDHDRVEVKVAVDDAEGQRIATWSGLRREGVQRQRTGDVVVYARLADDTPVHEPGGFRALLNSFLPRKRGIGQMLIRDSDGPEPRVLLCQLTYKSDWDLPGGVVEVGESPRVAVSREVEEELSLTIEAGALVLTDWLPPWGGWDDALCLVFDGGVHPASIVQQVVPQAREIKSAEFLTLAEVDERAADFTARRVRAALASLAGTGPSYTESGR; this is encoded by the coding sequence GTGTCCGAGCAGCCGGAGATCACCCATGCGACCGTCGACGACGGGATCGCCCGGCTGACCTGGACCTCCGGCCTCACCGAGCGCGGCTGGCAGGCCGCCGTCGACGTCGTACGACGCCAGGTGGCGGCCGCGCTGACCGACCACGACCGGGTCGAGGTCAAGGTGGCCGTCGACGACGCCGAGGGCCAGCGGATCGCGACCTGGTCCGGGCTGCGCCGCGAGGGCGTGCAGCGGCAGCGGACCGGTGACGTGGTGGTCTACGCGCGGCTGGCCGACGACACCCCGGTGCACGAGCCTGGTGGCTTCCGGGCGCTGCTCAACTCGTTCCTGCCCCGCAAGCGCGGGATCGGCCAGATGCTCATCCGCGACAGCGACGGGCCCGAGCCGCGGGTGCTGCTGTGCCAGCTGACCTACAAGAGCGACTGGGACCTGCCTGGTGGCGTGGTCGAGGTCGGTGAGTCGCCGCGGGTCGCGGTCAGCCGTGAGGTCGAGGAGGAGCTCAGCCTCACCATCGAGGCGGGCGCGCTCGTGCTCACCGACTGGCTGCCGCCGTGGGGTGGCTGGGACGACGCGCTGTGCCTGGTCTTCGACGGCGGGGTGCACCCGGCCTCGATCGTCCAGCAGGTGGTGCCCCAGGCCCGCGAGATCAAGAGCGCGGAGTTCCTGACCCTCGCCGAGGTGGACGAGCGGGCCGCCGACTTCACCGCTCGGCGGGTGCGGGCAGCGCTGGCGAGCCTGGCCGGGACGGGTCCGTCGTACACGGAGTCGGGGCGCTAG
- a CDS encoding molybdopterin molybdotransferase MoeA, with protein MSASPLRSVAEHQQHVAARLAAPHGSADGWPTEAIPVADARHRVLAAAVVAPEPLPSFDNSAMDGYAVRAGEVASASPEQPVRLPVGEDIPAGAPTGELAPGTARRIMTGAPVPRGADAVVEVEVTDGGTEDVEIREARAAGTFVRPQGSDLAVGQEVLAAGTLLGPAQLGVLTALGIREVVVRRRPRVLVCSTGSELAEDPVPGSGQIRDANGALLAAAVEEAGGVAVRQLWVADDVPAFLALLDEQLAAGDVDLVLTSGGVSAGAYEVVKEGLGPRGVEFTKVAMQPGMPQGSGLVSGVPVVCLPGNPVSALTSWEVFVRPGLRRAFGHPVPDRPVVRARLTEPVEGLPAKRQIRRARLDRATGSVTPWGPPGSGFLGWFAGADALLDLPAGGAPLAAGDTVDAWDLLSG; from the coding sequence GTGAGTGCGTCCCCCCTCCGCTCGGTCGCCGAGCACCAGCAGCACGTCGCCGCCCGCCTCGCCGCCCCGCACGGCTCCGCCGACGGGTGGCCCACCGAGGCGATCCCGGTCGCGGACGCCCGCCACCGGGTCCTCGCCGCGGCGGTCGTGGCGCCGGAGCCGCTGCCGAGCTTCGACAACTCCGCCATGGACGGGTACGCCGTCCGCGCGGGCGAGGTCGCGTCCGCGAGCCCCGAGCAGCCGGTCCGGCTGCCGGTGGGCGAGGACATCCCGGCCGGGGCGCCCACGGGTGAGCTGGCGCCGGGCACGGCCCGGCGGATCATGACCGGGGCGCCGGTCCCCCGGGGCGCCGACGCGGTGGTCGAGGTCGAGGTGACCGACGGCGGCACCGAGGACGTCGAGATCCGGGAGGCGCGGGCGGCGGGGACGTTCGTGCGGCCGCAGGGCTCCGACCTGGCCGTGGGCCAGGAGGTGCTCGCGGCGGGCACGCTGCTCGGGCCGGCCCAGCTCGGGGTGCTGACGGCGCTCGGCATCCGCGAGGTCGTCGTACGGCGCCGGCCCCGGGTGCTGGTGTGCTCGACCGGGTCCGAGCTGGCCGAGGACCCGGTGCCGGGCTCGGGCCAGATCCGCGACGCCAACGGCGCGCTGCTCGCGGCCGCGGTCGAGGAGGCCGGCGGCGTGGCGGTGCGCCAGCTGTGGGTCGCCGACGACGTCCCGGCGTTCCTGGCGCTGCTCGACGAGCAGCTCGCGGCCGGGGACGTCGACCTGGTGCTGACCTCCGGCGGGGTGAGCGCGGGCGCCTACGAGGTCGTCAAGGAGGGCCTCGGGCCGCGCGGCGTGGAGTTCACCAAGGTCGCGATGCAGCCCGGGATGCCCCAGGGCTCCGGTCTGGTCAGCGGTGTTCCGGTCGTCTGCCTGCCCGGCAACCCGGTCAGCGCGCTCACTTCGTGGGAGGTGTTCGTGCGCCCCGGCCTGCGGCGCGCGTTCGGGCACCCGGTCCCCGACCGCCCGGTCGTGCGGGCCCGGCTGACCGAGCCCGTCGAGGGACTGCCCGCCAAGCGCCAGATCCGCCGCGCGCGGCTCGACCGTGCCACCGGCAGCGTCACCCCCTGGGGTCCGCCGGGCTCCGGTTTCCTGGGCTGGTTCGCCGGTGCGGACGCGCTCCTCGACCTGCCCGCAGGAGGCGCCCCGCTCGCCGCCGGGGACACCGTCGATGCGTGGGATCTGCTGTCTGGGTAG
- a CDS encoding maltotransferase domain-containing protein codes for MVGRIPVIDVMPLLEAGPTSGRLPAKASLGEPFPVSATVFREGHDRLGAEVVLLAPDGVRRPPVRMRPLPARDRRTVDRYEAWVAADAEGPWSFEIHAWSDPIATWEHAAGIKIRAGIDVELMFAEGRLLLERVLAEAKPPKAARATVKAAITAATDTKRPAEARLAQLESPELRAVLAAYPLRDLLTVEGPFPVYVDRSRALFGSWYELFPRSEGATYDPATGEVVSGTFRTAAERLPAVAAMGFDVVYLPPIHPIGEVNRKGPNNTVLPEGEPTPADWTGSPWAIGSKDGGHDAVHPDLGTIADFDAFVAAAHAADLEVALDLALQCAPDHPWVEAHPEWFTTRADGTIAYAENPPKRYQDIYPVNFDNDPDGIAAEVLRVVRHWMAHGVRIFRVDNPHTKPVAFWQWLLAEVRRTDPDVLFLAEAFTKPPMLQTLGAIGFHQSYTYFTWRTEKVDVEDYLREVSAESAHRIRPNFFVNTPDILHEFLQYGGPAAFRVRAVLAALSSPTWGMYAGYELGEHVAVRPGSEEYLDSEKYQIRVRDWEAARGNAHGLPAYITRLNEIRRAHPALQLLRNLTVHPTDEDHVICWSKVAGEDRVVVVLNLDPHQPRETMVHLDLAALGLPPGAAFEVHDEITGSDWTWGEHNYVRLEPAQPAHILVVRGNQ; via the coding sequence ATGGTCGGACGCATCCCCGTGATCGACGTCATGCCCCTCCTCGAGGCGGGCCCCACCTCAGGGCGCCTGCCCGCGAAGGCCAGCCTCGGTGAGCCCTTCCCGGTGAGCGCGACCGTGTTCCGCGAGGGACACGACCGCCTCGGTGCCGAGGTCGTGCTCCTCGCCCCCGACGGCGTACGACGACCGCCGGTGCGGATGCGCCCGCTCCCGGCGCGCGACCGGCGCACGGTCGACCGCTACGAGGCCTGGGTCGCCGCGGACGCCGAGGGCCCGTGGTCGTTCGAGATCCACGCCTGGTCCGACCCGATCGCCACCTGGGAGCACGCGGCCGGCATCAAGATCCGCGCCGGGATCGACGTCGAGCTGATGTTCGCCGAGGGCCGGCTGCTGCTCGAGCGCGTCCTCGCGGAGGCCAAGCCCCCCAAGGCCGCGCGGGCCACGGTCAAGGCCGCCATCACCGCCGCGACCGACACCAAGCGCCCGGCCGAGGCGCGGCTCGCCCAGCTCGAGTCGCCCGAGCTGCGGGCCGTCCTCGCGGCGTACCCGCTGCGCGACCTGCTGACCGTCGAGGGCCCCTTCCCGGTCTACGTCGACCGCTCCCGGGCGCTGTTCGGCAGCTGGTACGAGCTGTTCCCCCGCTCCGAGGGCGCGACCTACGACCCCGCCACCGGCGAGGTCGTCAGCGGCACCTTCCGCACCGCCGCCGAGCGGCTGCCGGCCGTGGCGGCGATGGGCTTCGACGTCGTCTACCTGCCGCCGATCCACCCGATCGGCGAGGTCAACCGCAAGGGCCCCAACAACACGGTGCTGCCCGAGGGCGAGCCCACCCCCGCCGACTGGACCGGCTCCCCCTGGGCGATCGGCAGCAAGGACGGCGGGCACGACGCGGTCCACCCCGACCTCGGCACGATCGCGGACTTCGACGCCTTCGTCGCGGCCGCGCACGCGGCCGACCTGGAGGTCGCGCTCGACCTGGCGCTCCAGTGCGCCCCCGACCACCCGTGGGTCGAGGCCCACCCGGAGTGGTTCACCACGCGCGCCGACGGCACGATCGCCTACGCCGAGAACCCGCCGAAGAGGTACCAGGACATCTACCCGGTCAACTTCGACAACGACCCCGACGGCATCGCGGCCGAGGTGCTGCGCGTCGTGCGGCACTGGATGGCCCACGGCGTGCGGATCTTCCGCGTCGACAACCCCCACACCAAGCCGGTCGCCTTCTGGCAGTGGCTCCTCGCCGAGGTACGGCGTACCGACCCGGACGTGCTCTTCCTCGCCGAGGCCTTCACCAAGCCGCCGATGCTCCAGACCCTCGGCGCGATCGGCTTCCACCAGTCCTACACCTACTTCACGTGGCGCACCGAGAAGGTCGACGTCGAGGACTACCTGCGCGAGGTGTCGGCCGAGTCGGCCCACCGGATCCGGCCGAACTTCTTCGTCAACACCCCCGACATCCTCCACGAGTTCCTCCAGTACGGCGGCCCCGCGGCCTTCCGCGTGCGCGCGGTGCTCGCGGCGCTGTCGTCGCCCACCTGGGGCATGTACGCCGGCTACGAGCTCGGCGAGCACGTGGCGGTGCGGCCCGGCAGCGAGGAGTACCTCGACTCGGAGAAGTACCAGATCCGGGTCCGCGACTGGGAGGCCGCGCGGGGCAACGCGCACGGCCTGCCGGCGTACATCACCCGGCTCAACGAGATCCGCCGCGCGCACCCCGCGCTCCAGCTGCTGCGCAACCTGACGGTGCACCCGACCGACGAGGACCACGTCATCTGCTGGTCCAAGGTGGCCGGCGAGGACCGCGTGGTCGTCGTCCTCAACCTCGATCCGCACCAGCCCCGCGAGACGATGGTGCACCTCGACCTCGCCGCGCTCGGCCTGCCGCCGGGCGCCGCGTTCGAGGTGCACGACGAGATCACCGGCAGCGACTGGACGTGGGGCGAGCACAACTACGTCCGGCTCGAACCCGCGCAGCCCGCGCACATCCTGGTCGTGAGGGGGAACCAGTGA
- the glgB gene encoding 1,4-alpha-glucan branching protein GlgB: MPPAQSSNSSPPGSTLGEIDLHLVAEGRHELLWHVLGAHVRAAPEPGTSFVVWAPNARQVSVVGDFNGWDGNADPLHRIGSGLWETFVPGVGSGADYKYLVEGADGVWRQKADPMAFHAEVPPATASRVFASTHVWQDDAWLAARAAKQPVNEPMATYELHLGSWKRHPDGSFWTYDELAADLPAYLADLGFTHVELMPVMQHPFGGSWGYHVTGYFAPDARFGDPDGFRRLVDALHAAGIAVLLDWVPGHFATDEWALARYDGTPLYEHPDPQRGWHPEWGSYIFDFGRPEVRNFLVANALYWLEEFHVDGLRVDGVASMLYLDYGRKQGEWTPNEHGGHEHLEAVRLLQELNATAYKRVPGIVTIAEESTAWPGVTGATSGGGLGFGFKWNMGWMHDSLRYLEHEPVHRSYHHGEMTFSLVYGFSENYVLPLSHDEVVHGKGSLLRKMPGDRWQQLATLRAYLAYMWAHPGKQLVMMGTELAQESEWAEARELDWWLLDKPGHRGMRDFVRDLNHRYRDEPALWRLDNDPAGFAWVDAQAAGHNVFAFTRTAGQDGVPDLVCVTNFAAVPHDYRLGLPLAGPWAELLNTDAASYGGSGVGNLGTVHALPAGPLEARAPGGSPAYADLVIPPLATLWLRAPQGLPPGTAP, from the coding sequence ATGCCGCCCGCACAGAGCAGCAACAGCAGCCCACCCGGGTCCACGCTCGGCGAGATCGACCTCCACCTCGTCGCGGAGGGCCGGCACGAGCTCCTCTGGCACGTCCTCGGCGCCCACGTGCGCGCCGCGCCCGAGCCCGGGACGAGCTTCGTGGTCTGGGCGCCGAACGCCCGTCAGGTCAGCGTGGTCGGCGACTTCAACGGCTGGGACGGCAACGCCGATCCCCTGCACCGGATCGGGTCCGGGCTGTGGGAGACCTTCGTCCCCGGTGTCGGTTCGGGCGCGGACTACAAGTACCTCGTCGAGGGGGCCGACGGCGTCTGGCGCCAGAAGGCCGACCCGATGGCGTTCCACGCCGAGGTGCCGCCGGCGACGGCGTCCCGGGTCTTCGCCAGCACCCACGTCTGGCAGGACGACGCGTGGCTCGCGGCGCGCGCGGCGAAGCAGCCGGTCAACGAGCCGATGGCGACGTACGAGCTGCACCTGGGCTCGTGGAAGCGCCATCCCGACGGCTCCTTCTGGACGTACGACGAGCTGGCCGCCGACCTCCCCGCCTACCTCGCCGACCTGGGCTTCACCCACGTCGAGCTGATGCCCGTCATGCAGCACCCGTTCGGCGGATCGTGGGGCTACCACGTGACCGGCTACTTCGCGCCGGACGCGCGCTTCGGCGACCCCGACGGCTTCCGCCGCCTCGTCGACGCGCTCCACGCGGCCGGGATCGCGGTGCTCCTCGACTGGGTCCCGGGGCACTTCGCGACCGACGAGTGGGCCCTGGCCCGGTACGACGGCACGCCCCTCTACGAGCACCCCGACCCCCAGCGCGGGTGGCACCCGGAGTGGGGCTCCTACATCTTCGACTTCGGCCGCCCCGAGGTGCGCAACTTCCTCGTCGCCAACGCGCTCTACTGGCTCGAGGAGTTCCACGTCGACGGGCTGCGCGTCGACGGCGTCGCCTCGATGCTCTACCTCGACTACGGCCGCAAGCAGGGCGAGTGGACGCCCAACGAGCACGGCGGCCACGAGCACCTGGAGGCCGTGCGGCTGCTCCAGGAGCTCAACGCGACGGCGTACAAGCGGGTGCCGGGGATCGTCACCATCGCCGAGGAGTCGACCGCGTGGCCGGGCGTCACGGGGGCCACGTCGGGCGGCGGGCTTGGCTTCGGGTTCAAGTGGAACATGGGCTGGATGCACGACAGCCTGCGCTACCTGGAGCACGAGCCGGTGCACCGCTCGTACCACCACGGCGAGATGACGTTCTCGCTCGTCTACGGCTTCTCCGAGAACTACGTGCTCCCCCTCAGCCACGACGAGGTCGTCCACGGCAAGGGCTCCCTGCTGCGCAAGATGCCCGGCGACCGCTGGCAGCAGCTGGCCACGCTGCGCGCCTACCTCGCCTACATGTGGGCCCACCCCGGCAAGCAGCTCGTGATGATGGGCACCGAGCTGGCCCAGGAGTCGGAGTGGGCCGAGGCCCGCGAGCTCGACTGGTGGCTGCTCGACAAGCCCGGCCACCGCGGGATGCGCGACTTCGTCCGCGACCTCAACCACCGCTACCGCGACGAGCCGGCGCTGTGGCGCCTCGACAACGACCCGGCCGGCTTCGCCTGGGTCGACGCGCAGGCCGCCGGGCACAACGTCTTCGCGTTCACCCGCACCGCCGGGCAGGACGGCGTGCCCGACCTGGTCTGCGTCACCAACTTCGCCGCGGTCCCCCACGACTACCGGCTCGGCCTCCCCCTCGCCGGGCCGTGGGCCGAGCTGCTCAACACCGACGCGGCGTCGTACGGCGGGAGCGGGGTCGGCAACCTCGGCACCGTCCACGCACTGCCGGCCGGGCCGCTCGAGGCGCGGGCGCCCGGCGGCAGCCCGGCGTACGCGGACCTGGTGATCCCCCCTCTGGCGACGCTGTGGTTGCGAGCACCCCAGGGCCTGCCTCCCGGCACCGCGCCGTAG
- a CDS encoding multidrug effflux MFS transporter, translated as MTERMGWRYAVLIPGVLAALSMIGPFSIDTPFPAFPAMGRDLGVGTEELQLVVTVYLGSFALMSVFHGPLSDAVGRRPVMAVSISVYVVASIGAALSGSLAVLLVFRALQGLSAGGATIVSRTVIRDLFEGPQAQRLMSRVAIIFGIAPAIGPILGGAILQVGSWPLIFVFQACLGVVLVLAVVFLLPETHPRERRVPLNVGEIMRGLGAVAREGAFHRLGWSTALIFGAQFLYIGGAAVFVVDVLGQGELDFWKLFVPMIGSMMLGSWLCGRAAGRITARRLVSLGCTTSFIGGVVGVIVAATPAATDLPWAVIGVSLIALGNGITYPTLQLLLLDRFPARRGAVVSLGSFLALVLNAVTAVAVVPVIGGSALGFATAALVGVGAGQLLWAWHCAVEDRDCVVSRDAAELEPTEML; from the coding sequence GTGACAGAACGTATGGGCTGGCGCTACGCCGTCCTCATCCCGGGAGTCCTGGCCGCGCTGTCGATGATCGGTCCCTTCAGCATCGACACGCCCTTCCCGGCCTTCCCCGCGATGGGGCGCGACCTCGGCGTCGGCACCGAGGAGCTCCAGCTCGTCGTCACCGTCTACCTCGGCTCGTTCGCCCTGATGAGCGTGTTCCACGGACCGCTCTCCGACGCCGTCGGCCGCCGCCCGGTGATGGCGGTCTCGATCTCTGTGTACGTCGTCGCGTCCATCGGCGCCGCGCTGTCCGGCAGCCTCGCGGTCCTGCTCGTCTTCCGCGCCCTCCAGGGACTCAGCGCCGGTGGCGCCACCATCGTCAGCCGGACCGTGATCCGCGACCTCTTCGAGGGACCGCAGGCGCAGCGCCTGATGAGCCGGGTGGCGATCATCTTCGGCATCGCCCCGGCGATCGGCCCGATCCTCGGTGGCGCCATCCTCCAGGTCGGCTCCTGGCCGCTGATCTTCGTCTTCCAGGCCTGCCTCGGTGTCGTGCTCGTCCTCGCCGTGGTCTTCCTGCTGCCAGAGACCCACCCGCGCGAGCGCCGGGTGCCCCTCAACGTCGGCGAGATCATGCGCGGCCTCGGCGCCGTCGCCCGCGAGGGCGCCTTCCACCGCCTCGGCTGGTCGACCGCCCTCATCTTCGGCGCCCAGTTCCTCTACATCGGCGGCGCCGCCGTCTTCGTCGTCGACGTCCTCGGCCAGGGCGAGCTCGACTTCTGGAAGCTCTTCGTCCCGATGATCGGCTCGATGATGCTCGGCTCCTGGCTGTGCGGCCGCGCCGCCGGCCGGATCACCGCCCGCCGCCTGGTCTCCCTCGGCTGCACCACCTCGTTCATCGGCGGCGTCGTCGGCGTCATCGTGGCCGCGACTCCCGCCGCCACGGACCTGCCCTGGGCCGTCATCGGCGTCAGCCTCATCGCGCTCGGCAACGGCATCACCTACCCGACCCTCCAGCTCCTGCTCCTCGACCGCTTCCCGGCCCGCCGCGGCGCGGTGGTCTCGCTCGGCTCGTTCCTCGCGCTCGTCCTGAACGCGGTGACCGCCGTGGCCGTCGTACCGGTGATCGGGGGGTCGGCGCTCGGCTTCGCGACCGCGGCGCTGGTCGGGGTCGGCGCGGGGCAGCTGCTGTGGGCGTGGCACTGCGCGGTGGAGGACCGGGACTGCGTGGTGTCGAGGGACGCCGCCGAGCTCGAGCCGACCGAGATGCTCTGA